GGTGAAGGTGCCGGCCCGGCTGGTCTCGGTGTACGCGCCGGGCCTGTTCCCGATGGACTTCCATGCGGTCGCCGAGGCGTTCGTCGACGGGCAGTGGCGGGTGGTCGACGCCACCGGGCTGGCGCCGCGGGACAGCCTGGTCCGCATCGCCACCGGGCGCGACGCCGCAGACACCGCGTTCCTGGACAACCACAACGGCGGGATCCTCCTGAACCTGCTCAACGTGCGGGCCATCACCGAGGGCAACCTGCCGATCGACGCGCTCGACCGGTTGGTGACGCTGCACTGACCTGCGCTACGGCGGTCTCCTGTCCGCGTCGGCCGGGTAGGCTGACCGACATCGGCGGTCCTTCGTACCCGACTGATGACGTCGCGTCGTCGCCGATTCGAAAATTTTGGCCGTCTCGTGGCCAGAGACAGGAGCGTCGCCATGACGCTGCACACCGCCGTTCCGGGGAACGCCCGCTGACCGGGCACGCGGGGCTTTCGCTGGGTGTGCTGGCCCGCTCACGGAAACCCGACGAGCGCAGGCTGCCCATCCACCCGGCCCACTTCGCCAGGATCGACCCCGAGTTGCGGAAGCGCATCTTCGTCGAGAAGGGCTATGGGGCGGAGTTCGGCACCACCGACGACGCCCTGACCGAGTTCGTCGGCGGCGTCAAGACGCGCGACGAGATCGTCGCCGCCTGCGATGTCATCCTGTTGCCCAAGGTGCAGGCCGAGGACCTTGCGCAGTTACGGGCCGGACAGATCATCTGGGGCTGGCCGCACTGTGTCCAGGACATCGAGTTGACCCAGATCGCCATCGATCGCAAGCAGACGCTGATCGCTTTCGAAGCGATGAACCACTGGCAGGCCGACGGCGGATTCGGATTGCACGTGTTCCACAAGAACAACGAGCTGGCCGGCTACTGCTCGGTGCTGCACGCCATGCAGCTCGCCGGGGTGACCGGCAGCTACGGCCGGCGGATGCGTGCTGCCGTCATCGGATTCGGCGCGACGGCCCGCGGCGCGGTCACCGCGCTGAACGCCCACGGTGTCGATGACGTCCGGGTGCTGACCAACCGTGAGGTGGCGGCCGTCGGATCGCCGATCCCGTCCACCCAGATGGTCCAGATGGCACAGGATGAGGACGGCCAGACGTGGGCTGACATCCCCGAGTACGGCAGCGTGCCGGTGGCGCGGTTACTGGCCGACAACGACATCGTCGTCAACTGTGTGCTGCAGGATCCCAATTCACCCCTGGTCTTCCTCACCACCGAGGATCTGGAGACCTTCACCCCGGGCACCATGCTCATCGACGTGTCCTGTGATGTGGGTATGGGATTCAGCTGGGCGCGACCGACGACGTTCAAAAACCCGGTCGTCGATCTGGCCCACGGCGTCTCCTACTACGCCGTCGACCACAGCCCTTCCTACCTGTGGAACTCGGCCACCTGGGAGATCAGCGAGGCGTTACTGCCACATCTGGCCACCGTGCTCGGCGGCCGGACAGCCTGGGATGAGAGCACGACGATCTCACGGGCCATCGAGATCCGGGACGGCACCGTGCAGAACCCCGCCATCCTGGCATTCCAGCACCGTGCGGCGACCTACCCGCATCCGGTGTCCGGGTAGGGATTTACCGGGTGAGGCAAGGCTGTCCTGCCACTGGCGGCGGCCATCTGGTAAAAAGCAAGTACCCCTAATCGATCAGGAGTGGCTGCCGACGTGCCCGACTCTCCCGCGGCCCCGGTCGTCGCCCCCCACCAGCAGCATCGCGGCGGCATCGCCGGTTTCATCCGCCGGTTCGCCGTCCTGATCATCATCGCGTGGGTCGCCCTCGTCGCCTTGTTGAGCATCACGGTCCCCCCGCTGGAAACCGTCGGCCAGATGCGGTCGGTGTCGATGAGCCCGGACTACGCGCCCGCGGTGGTGGCCAGCAAGCGAGTCGGCGAAGTGTTCGACGAGTACAAGTCGGACAGCTCGGTGATGATCGTGCTGGAGGGTGAGCAGGCACTCGGCGCCGACGCGCACTACTTCTACAACGACATGGTCGACCGGCTGGAGGCCGACACCGAACACGTCGAGCACGTCCAGGACTTCTGGGGCGACCCGCTGACCCAGGACGGCGCGCAGAGCTCCGACGGTAAGGCCGCCTACGTCCAGGTGTATCTCGCCGGCAACATGGGTGAGTCGCTGGCCAACGAATCGGTGCAGGCCGCCACCGAGATCGTCCGGGCCGTACCGCCCCCGCCGGGTGTCGAGGTCTTCGTCACCGGCATGTCCGCCCTGGCCGCCGATCAGCAGATCTCCGGGGACCGCAGCGTCCAGGTGATCGAAGGCGTCATCTTCCTCGTCATCATCTCGATGCTGCTGCTGGTGTACCGCTCGATCGTCACCACGATCCTGGTGCTGGTCATGGTGGTGCTCGGACTGACCGCGGCCCGCGGCGTGGTCGCCTTCCTCGGCTATCACGAACTGATCGGGCTCTCGACCTTCGCCACCCAGCTGCTGGTGACGCTGGCGGTGGCCTCTGCCACCGACTACGCGATCTTCCTG
This region of Mycolicibacterium diernhoferi genomic DNA includes:
- a CDS encoding N(5)-(carboxyethyl)ornithine synthase, whose translation is MLARSRKPDERRLPIHPAHFARIDPELRKRIFVEKGYGAEFGTTDDALTEFVGGVKTRDEIVAACDVILLPKVQAEDLAQLRAGQIIWGWPHCVQDIELTQIAIDRKQTLIAFEAMNHWQADGGFGLHVFHKNNELAGYCSVLHAMQLAGVTGSYGRRMRAAVIGFGATARGAVTALNAHGVDDVRVLTNREVAAVGSPIPSTQMVQMAQDEDGQTWADIPEYGSVPVARLLADNDIVVNCVLQDPNSPLVFLTTEDLETFTPGTMLIDVSCDVGMGFSWARPTTFKNPVVDLAHGVSYYAVDHSPSYLWNSATWEISEALLPHLATVLGGRTAWDESTTISRAIEIRDGTVQNPAILAFQHRAATYPHPVSG